Proteins co-encoded in one Aspergillus flavus chromosome 2, complete sequence genomic window:
- a CDS encoding major facilitator superfamily domain-containing protein, which yields MSSDSIAWIGSLQSFLLMLFGVVTGPLFDAGYFRGLVTFGTFGLPFGLMMTSLSSRFWHLILAQGIVIGLSAGCLFVPSVAILPQYFQKKRGLANGLAASGSSIGGVIYPIMFNKLQERVGFEWATRAIGFLCFGTCCISCCLMRMRFQPKEKRKLFQLSAYKEPQFVMFSLAMFMGFLGFYNFLFYVQSYAIETGIVDSNLGFYLLAMLNAGSTFGRVLPNFVADHAGPLNVLTPAATATAILAFAWIGVHNVPGIIVLAILYGLTSGGFVSLPPVVMASMTKDIRNLGTRLGMVFSTTSFGLLIGTPIGGAILDSTHKYLGVQLFTACCLITASSIFAALRLSRTGFHLAVKA from the coding sequence ATGTCCTCAGACTCTATTGCCTGGATTGGATCCTTGCAGTCGTTCCTTCTCATGTTGTTCGGAGTCGTGACTGGTCCCCTATTCGATGCAGGCTATTTCCGTGGCCTTGTCACCTTTGGGACCTTTGGGCTGCCATTTGGCCTTATGATGACTAGTCTATCCTCCAGGTTCTGGCACCTAATCCTCGCACAAGGAATCGTTATCGGATTATCAGCCGGCTGCCTATTTGTCCCCTCCGTCGCCATCCTACCTCAGTACTtccaaaagaagagagggtTGGCCAATGGACTGGCTGCTTCGGGAAGCAGCATTGGTGGCGTGATCTACCCTATAATGTTCAATAAACTACAGGAGAGGGTTGGGTTCGAATGGGCTACGCGTGCAATAGGGTTCCTTTGTTTCGGAACCTGCTGTATCTCATGTTGTCTCATGAGAATGCGCTTCCAGCCTAAGGAGAAACGTAAATTGTTTCAGCTTTCAGCGTACAAAGAACCGCAATTTGTCATGTTTTCCCTCGCTATGTTCATGGGCTTTTTGGGTTTCTACAACTTCTTATTCTACGTTCAGTCCTACGCCATCGAGACAGGGATTGTCGATTCCAACCTGGGTTTTTATCTTCTTGCAATGTTGAACGCCGGGTCCACCTTTGGACGAGTCTTACCCAACTTCGTTGCCGACCATGCCGGCCCTTTGAACGTCCTCACCCCTGCCGCCACCGCCACCGCTATTCTTGCCTTTGCTTGGATTGGTGTGCACAACGTCCCTGGTATCATTGTCTTGGCCATTCTATATGGTCTCACTTCCGGTGGTTTCGTTTCGCTACCACCGGTGGTTATGGCTAGCATGACCAAGGACATCCGCAACTTGGGAACACGCTTGGGTATGGTTTTCTCAACCACTTCGTTCGGACTGTTAATCGGAACACCAATTGGCGGTGCCATTCTGGACAGCACTCATAAGTATCTTGGTGTCCAGCTTTTTACCGCCTGCTGTCTCATCACAGCTTCTTCAATTTTTGCCGCGCTGAGACTGTCACGCACTGGCTTCCATCTTGCTGTTAAAGCCTAA